The Candidatus Binatia bacterium genome has a window encoding:
- the ebs gene encoding membrane protein, producing the protein MEFGPVATVFVIGLALLVSGVKIVREYERAVVFRLGRITPSRGPGIIYVIPLIEQMYRIDLRTVTLDVPSQDVITRDNVSVKVNAVLYFRVVDANRAAVEVQNYLYAASQIAQTTLRSVCGQAYLDELLAERERFNARLQEIIDQHTEPWGVKVVAVEVKHIDLPVEMQRSIARQAEAERLRRAKVINAEGEYQAALRLTEAASIMEKQPVAIQLRMLQALAQVGTERNNTVILPVPVDLVRAFLSERKA; encoded by the coding sequence ATGGAGTTTGGTCCGGTCGCTACGGTGTTCGTCATCGGTTTGGCTCTACTGGTGTCTGGGGTGAAAATCGTCCGCGAGTACGAGCGAGCAGTGGTGTTTCGGCTCGGTCGCATCACACCCTCGCGGGGACCCGGGATCATCTATGTGATCCCTTTGATCGAGCAAATGTACCGTATCGACCTGCGAACGGTAACCCTGGATGTGCCTTCCCAAGACGTCATCACCCGCGACAATGTTTCCGTGAAGGTCAATGCCGTGCTGTATTTTCGCGTGGTGGATGCCAACCGCGCCGCCGTGGAGGTACAAAACTATTTATACGCGGCCTCGCAAATTGCCCAAACCACGCTGCGTAGCGTCTGCGGGCAAGCATACCTCGACGAACTGTTGGCCGAGCGCGAGCGCTTCAACGCTCGTCTCCAAGAAATTATCGATCAACACACCGAGCCATGGGGGGTCAAAGTGGTGGCGGTCGAAGTGAAACACATCGACTTGCCGGTAGAAATGCAGCGGTCGATCGCCCGTCAGGCGGAGGCGGAGCGACTCCGCCGCGCCAAGGTGATCAACGCCGAGGGAGAATATCAAGCTGCTTTGCGCCTCACGGAGGCAGCGAGCATCATGGAGAAGCAACCGGTTGCAATTCAGTTGCGCATGCTTCAGGCGCTGGCCCAGGTAGGTACGGAACGCAACAACACTGTGATCCTCCCGGTTCCGGTTGACTTGGTGCGCGCTTTTCTTTCCGAGCGCAAGGCATAA
- a CDS encoding transcriptional repressor, protein MTRIVRQRHTRQLAVVWEAVARAQGHPTAEQVLHQARKKLPRISRGTVYRNLQKLVSQGRVLVIRTPDGVQRFDATTEPHDHFVCGQCEDVADVPFAPEPDATRIEQLGFVVWARSLTWVGVCPHCRGRRQPALER, encoded by the coding sequence GTGACGCGCATCGTTAGACAGCGCCACACACGGCAATTGGCTGTCGTGTGGGAAGCAGTTGCACGGGCGCAGGGCCATCCGACTGCCGAGCAAGTGTTGCACCAGGCGCGCAAGAAACTTCCGCGCATTAGCCGGGGGACGGTGTATCGAAACTTGCAGAAGCTCGTGAGCCAGGGGCGTGTCCTCGTGATTCGCACCCCGGATGGGGTGCAACGCTTCGACGCCACGACCGAGCCCCACGACCACTTTGTGTGCGGCCAATGTGAGGATGTTGCGGACGTTCCGTTTGCTCCCGAGCCGGATGCGACGAGAATCGAGCAGCTTGGATTTGTCGTATGGGCCCGGAGCCTGACTTGGGTTGGTGTGTGCCCGCACTGCCGGGGGCGACGCCAGCCGGCTCTGGAGAGGTGA
- a CDS encoding glycine oxidase ThiO, with amino-acid sequence MRTDAAVVGGGIIGSAIGYELARSGLSVSLFDSRALYGGATLAAAGLLVSGRGVAVGPLQSLTEESLALYPAWVAELERNAGVEVGFHSNAVLRVARNEREARVLVEAVERALQRGRRAQWLSPAAAAESEPLIEGVACVGAARFENEGFVNVSRLVAVLRAGIRRFGGVIFSSTVTRAVRTGPFWELKADFAEVQTEHLVLAGGFHSLPLAQQIGIALPLYPVRGLSFCVCGTSRLSRALTIGGLQIVPQSRTEVVVGSTVEREECRPAIAPKRLGELRDRSNAICPWLREGRVSAVRCGIRPASRIGRPIVGAVPGYANVVVAVGHYRSGLALAPLTAKTVQEVILGSPANEASRFFAWPRGEMR; translated from the coding sequence ATGCGCACGGACGCAGCCGTTGTTGGCGGCGGCATTATTGGGAGCGCGATCGGGTACGAGCTCGCGCGTTCGGGGCTGTCCGTGAGCTTGTTCGATAGCCGAGCTCTTTACGGAGGAGCGACCTTGGCAGCGGCGGGTTTACTGGTGTCGGGCCGCGGCGTCGCTGTTGGCCCACTGCAAAGCCTGACCGAAGAGAGTTTGGCGTTGTACCCGGCTTGGGTGGCGGAACTGGAGCGGAATGCTGGGGTGGAGGTGGGCTTTCACAGTAACGCTGTTCTCCGAGTAGCGCGGAACGAGCGCGAGGCGCGGGTTTTAGTCGAGGCGGTAGAGCGGGCACTTCAACGTGGAAGGCGCGCCCAGTGGTTGAGCCCGGCTGCTGCGGCGGAGTCGGAGCCGCTCATCGAGGGTGTTGCGTGCGTGGGCGCCGCGCGGTTCGAGAACGAGGGGTTTGTGAACGTATCTCGCCTGGTGGCGGTTTTACGAGCTGGCATCAGGCGGTTTGGCGGAGTCATCTTTTCGTCCACCGTTACACGAGCGGTTCGTACGGGACCGTTTTGGGAGCTGAAAGCCGATTTCGCAGAGGTGCAGACCGAACATCTGGTATTGGCGGGGGGATTTCATTCGCTCCCGTTAGCGCAGCAGATTGGGATCGCACTGCCGTTGTACCCGGTTCGCGGGCTCTCGTTTTGCGTCTGCGGAACATCACGTCTAAGCCGCGCACTGACCATAGGCGGACTTCAAATCGTGCCGCAGTCCCGAACGGAGGTTGTGGTGGGCAGCACAGTGGAACGAGAGGAATGCCGCCCGGCAATTGCGCCAAAGCGACTTGGGGAGCTGCGAGATCGCTCGAATGCGATCTGTCCGTGGTTACGGGAGGGGAGGGTGTCGGCGGTGCGCTGCGGCATAAGGCCGGCCAGTCGAATCGGCCGCCCTATCGTTGGAGCTGTGCCCGGATACGCGAATGTGGTGGTGGCGGTCGGTCATTATCGCTCGGGACTTGCGTTGGCGCCACTGACGGCGAAAACGGTGCAGGAAGTGATTCTTGGGAGCCCAGCGAACGAGGCGAGTCGCTTTTTCGCTTGGCCTCGAGGTGAGATGCGATGA
- the mch gene encoding mesaconyl-CoA hydratase yields the protein MATIYKRKGNFLEDFRVGHLFRHKVGKTITEGLFNAFTEYDMTTNPLSKNRRYAQRYGFRDMILPPGLVMAVVFSQSVEDISENARANLEYIDMRFGVPVYIGDTIEVESLVLGVRPSSREPDLGVVHVQTTGRNQHGEVVLTYERKVQVWKGRADAVVEEASLGEVPVVPCELRLPPYDPSRGYKELAHLTSPDTYFEDFVPGDLIEHSRGRVVTTEHIAWTAMLDNTSQVHCNQFMIDQNPQRYLGGQLIVYGGIPFNLCLGLSCPDVADNALCDIVYKSGRHTAPVFAGDTVFASTEIKAKRDFPGRPDLGILETILRGHKFVREGNEFKRVEIFYLEREIAVKRRSHYC from the coding sequence ATGGCGACAATCTATAAGCGAAAAGGTAACTTTCTCGAAGACTTCCGCGTTGGACATCTGTTCCGCCACAAGGTCGGGAAGACCATTACCGAGGGGTTGTTCAATGCATTCACGGAATACGACATGACCACCAACCCTCTCAGCAAAAACCGCCGCTATGCGCAGCGGTATGGCTTCCGCGATATGATTCTGCCCCCGGGTCTGGTCATGGCCGTGGTTTTTAGCCAAAGCGTCGAGGACATCTCCGAAAACGCGCGGGCAAACTTGGAATACATTGATATGCGTTTCGGCGTGCCCGTGTATATTGGCGATACCATTGAGGTCGAATCGCTCGTGCTCGGCGTTCGGCCTTCGTCGCGAGAACCAGATCTCGGGGTGGTCCACGTTCAGACGACGGGTCGGAACCAGCATGGGGAGGTTGTCCTCACTTACGAGCGCAAGGTTCAAGTGTGGAAGGGCCGTGCAGACGCGGTGGTCGAAGAAGCGTCGCTGGGCGAGGTTCCGGTGGTTCCGTGCGAGCTTCGCCTACCGCCCTACGACCCATCGCGTGGGTACAAAGAGCTCGCCCACTTGACCAGTCCGGATACTTACTTCGAAGACTTTGTTCCCGGGGATTTGATCGAACATTCCCGGGGCCGGGTGGTCACCACGGAACACATTGCCTGGACCGCCATGCTGGACAACACCTCACAAGTCCATTGCAACCAGTTCATGATCGATCAGAACCCCCAGCGTTATCTTGGCGGCCAATTGATCGTGTACGGGGGCATTCCTTTCAATTTATGCCTTGGACTTTCGTGCCCCGATGTGGCGGACAACGCCTTGTGCGACATCGTGTATAAATCCGGACGCCACACGGCCCCAGTCTTCGCGGGTGACACGGTATTCGCCTCGACTGAAATCAAGGCCAAACGAGATTTTCCCGGCCGGCCCGACCTCGGAATCCTCGAAACGATTTTACGAGGGCACAAGTTCGTGCGAGAGGGCAACGAATTTAAGCGCGTGGAAATTTTTTACCTAGAACGCGAGATCGCCGTGAAACGGCGCAGCCACTACTGTTAG
- the pepP gene encoding Xaa-Pro aminopeptidase, whose product MRRWKRMDPQVSPPPAFPPEVYAERRRYFMERIGTNAAALLVAAPVAVRSHDVEYPYRPDNDMLYLTGFPEPESACLLLPGHPEQEYVLFVRPFDSERQIWVGRHAGVEGATAQFGAQRAYPIQQLDQVVGELVSGRDELYFRFGRDLEWNQRVVGWMRQWQQLRPRSGRGPRTVRDPAVILHEMRLRKSPPEVERMRKAAEIGAAGHLRALCETRAGMYEFEVEALLESTFRRLGASGPAYPSIVASGANATVLHYTHNDKALVDGELLLIDAGAEYGFYCSDITRTFPVGRKFSPAQRALYEIVLAAQKAATECIRPGVAYDEPHRRAVEVLVEGLVQLGLLTGSKEENIEQEKYRKFFMHRTSHWLGMDVHDVGTYKDGDQVRRLEAGFVLTVEPGLYVAADATDVPSEFRGVGIRIEDDVLVTEDGHEVLTASVPKEIPEIEALRTEAIG is encoded by the coding sequence ATGCGGCGCTGGAAGAGGATGGATCCGCAAGTGAGTCCGCCACCCGCGTTCCCCCCGGAGGTTTATGCCGAACGGCGCCGGTATTTCATGGAACGTATCGGTACGAATGCGGCGGCTTTATTGGTTGCAGCGCCAGTTGCCGTGCGCTCGCACGACGTCGAGTACCCGTATCGGCCGGACAACGACATGTTGTACCTCACCGGGTTTCCCGAGCCGGAGTCCGCATGCTTGCTGTTGCCCGGCCATCCGGAACAGGAGTACGTGCTGTTCGTTCGACCATTTGACTCGGAGCGGCAAATATGGGTCGGAAGACATGCCGGAGTTGAAGGCGCAACCGCGCAATTTGGAGCGCAGCGAGCCTACCCCATACAGCAGTTGGATCAGGTTGTGGGTGAGCTCGTGAGTGGTCGCGACGAACTGTATTTCCGCTTCGGTCGGGATCTCGAGTGGAACCAGCGGGTCGTGGGCTGGATGCGTCAGTGGCAACAATTGCGGCCGCGGTCCGGTCGCGGCCCCCGGACCGTGCGCGACCCAGCCGTCATTTTGCACGAGATGCGCTTGCGAAAGTCCCCACCCGAGGTGGAACGCATGCGCAAGGCGGCGGAAATTGGGGCAGCCGGCCATTTGCGCGCTCTCTGCGAGACTCGAGCCGGCATGTACGAGTTCGAAGTGGAAGCCCTGTTGGAGAGTACTTTTCGCCGTCTGGGAGCCAGTGGGCCCGCCTATCCATCCATCGTGGCTTCGGGTGCCAATGCCACCGTGCTGCACTACACGCACAACGATAAGGCGCTCGTGGATGGAGAGCTGTTGCTGATCGATGCCGGGGCCGAGTACGGCTTTTACTGCTCGGATATCACGCGAACTTTCCCTGTCGGTCGAAAGTTTTCTCCCGCACAACGAGCGTTGTACGAAATCGTGCTTGCCGCCCAGAAAGCTGCGACCGAATGCATCCGGCCCGGGGTAGCCTATGACGAACCCCATCGCCGCGCTGTCGAGGTGTTGGTGGAAGGACTGGTTCAGCTTGGCCTGTTGACGGGGAGCAAAGAAGAAAACATCGAGCAGGAAAAATACCGTAAGTTTTTCATGCATCGGACTAGCCACTGGCTGGGTATGGACGTGCACGATGTCGGCACGTACAAAGATGGGGACCAGGTGCGGCGTCTGGAGGCAGGATTTGTACTGACCGTCGAGCCTGGCTTGTATGTCGCCGCAGACGCTACAGACGTTCCTTCGGAATTTCGTGGCGTCGGTATCCGCATCGAGGACGACGTACTGGTCACGGAAGACGGGCATGAAGTGCTTACGGCGTCGGTGCCGAAAGAGATTCCGGAGATCGAAGCGCTACGAACCGAAGCGATAGGTTGA
- the sspA gene encoding stringent starvation protein A: protein MIVLYDFPECPYAQKVRIVLGEKELEFERKLVDLRKNEQRSAEFLKLNPLGKVPVLVDDEAVVYDSTIINEYLDEEYPNPPLMPEDSYGRAVVRMMEDLADVLFTPRVELLQVELRRPEAERDGDKVRRLQGEIVQLLRRLEVPLASRPFIAGEFSLADAAFAPGLFLLSSLGVELDSGMARVQAWIEKLRQRPSTQGL from the coding sequence ATGATTGTGCTCTACGATTTCCCGGAATGCCCCTACGCACAGAAGGTACGGATTGTGTTGGGCGAGAAGGAGTTGGAGTTCGAAAGGAAACTGGTGGACCTGCGTAAAAACGAACAGCGCTCGGCCGAGTTTCTCAAGCTGAATCCACTGGGTAAGGTGCCCGTACTGGTGGACGACGAGGCGGTCGTTTACGACTCTACGATCATCAACGAATATTTGGACGAGGAGTACCCCAACCCGCCGCTCATGCCCGAAGATTCCTATGGAAGAGCGGTCGTGCGGATGATGGAAGATCTTGCAGACGTCCTCTTTACGCCGCGGGTGGAGTTGCTTCAGGTGGAGCTGCGGCGTCCGGAGGCGGAGCGGGATGGCGATAAGGTTCGCCGGCTGCAAGGCGAGATTGTACAGCTCCTGCGCCGACTGGAAGTGCCACTGGCCTCCCGGCCGTTCATTGCCGGCGAGTTTTCTTTAGCCGACGCAGCGTTCGCTCCGGGATTGTTTTTGCTTTCGAGCCTGGGTGTCGAGCTCGACTCCGGAATGGCGCGAGTTCAAGCTTGGATCGAGAAGCTACGGCAACGCCCCAGCACGCAAGGCCTCTAG
- a CDS encoding carboxymethylenebutenolidase, with translation MAEVMPRTEELTFVREGESLRGYAAWLPKHDRMPAVVIVHDVHGLSEHYRDIARRVAREGFFAFAVDLYSREGAPRLSSLEEVQGWIQRLDDHRVLSDIEAAAKFLRSRIEVKGSAIGIMGFCLGGEYAFLAACLQSNFAACVSFYGMLRWQGKTPNKTSHPLEVADQLRCPFLGLYGEEDPLIPREDIKQLESILKQSGKQYLLKVYRGAGHAFFNDTRPDAYRADAAKDAWKRCIEFFHQHLG, from the coding sequence ATGGCGGAGGTAATGCCGAGAACAGAAGAGCTGACCTTTGTGCGGGAAGGAGAGTCGTTGCGGGGCTATGCCGCCTGGCTCCCGAAACATGACCGCATGCCGGCAGTCGTGATTGTGCACGATGTGCATGGACTTTCCGAGCACTACCGCGACATTGCGCGTCGAGTTGCGCGCGAGGGATTCTTTGCGTTCGCCGTGGATCTGTACAGTCGAGAAGGCGCCCCGCGTCTGTCTTCCCTCGAAGAAGTGCAAGGTTGGATCCAACGGCTCGATGATCATCGGGTATTATCGGACATCGAGGCCGCAGCAAAGTTTTTGCGCAGTCGCATCGAGGTCAAAGGCAGTGCCATTGGGATCATGGGCTTTTGCTTAGGGGGCGAGTATGCGTTTTTAGCGGCCTGCCTGCAGTCGAACTTTGCTGCCTGCGTGAGTTTCTACGGGATGCTGAGGTGGCAAGGAAAAACGCCGAACAAGACCTCGCACCCATTGGAGGTAGCCGACCAGCTTCGCTGCCCTTTTTTAGGGCTGTATGGTGAAGAAGATCCGTTGATTCCACGCGAAGACATCAAGCAACTGGAAAGTATCCTCAAACAGTCGGGCAAGCAGTACCTCCTCAAAGTGTATCGTGGCGCCGGGCACGCGTTCTTTAACGACACTCGTCCCGACGCGTACCGGGCGGATGCAGCAAAAGACGCGTGGAAGCGTTGCATCGAGTTTTTTCACCAGCATCTGGGTTGA
- a CDS encoding anion transporter, with protein sequence MASALDDILAKHAIIVCAGSGGVGKTTTAAALALRAARSGRRTLVMTIDPAKRLADALGLESLADEPVDVPLPGGGTLAALMLDQKGAWDRLVERHAPNAEIRDKILRNRFYQHLSQSFAGSQEYMAIEQLRALHESGRYDLIVVDTPPTRHALDFLEAPQRLADFLDRSVIRWFVKPYFSASWATVRMFNRTVGFLFRRLEEATGVSALVEVSEFFTAMAGLFENFEPRVRQVYQLLRDPRTGFVLVVAPEEQVLQEAEFFISQIERLGVSLRAVIVNRMHREVLVRGRPPRRQALMTVLRKLRAAPELAEGLAANFDDYQALGRGDMLRVEAFQRLVPRQAALVMVPNLPGDIHSLDGLAALHEYLFSAAA encoded by the coding sequence ATGGCTTCCGCCTTGGATGATATTCTGGCTAAGCACGCGATTATCGTTTGTGCCGGTTCCGGAGGGGTAGGCAAAACAACCACCGCGGCCGCGCTAGCTTTGCGCGCTGCCAGGTCGGGCCGGCGCACTTTGGTGATGACGATCGATCCTGCAAAGCGCCTGGCTGACGCATTGGGCCTGGAAAGCCTGGCGGATGAACCCGTGGATGTGCCGCTGCCAGGCGGCGGAACACTTGCGGCATTGATGCTGGACCAGAAAGGGGCGTGGGATCGCTTAGTCGAGCGCCACGCCCCGAATGCGGAGATCCGCGATAAGATCCTGCGAAACCGTTTTTACCAGCATCTCTCGCAAAGCTTCGCGGGATCACAGGAATACATGGCGATCGAGCAGTTGCGTGCCCTGCACGAGAGCGGGCGCTACGACCTGATCGTTGTCGACACCCCCCCAACGCGGCATGCGCTGGACTTCCTAGAAGCTCCGCAGCGCCTCGCAGATTTTCTCGACCGCAGCGTGATCCGCTGGTTTGTGAAACCGTACTTTTCGGCAAGCTGGGCTACCGTTCGGATGTTCAACCGGACGGTGGGCTTTTTGTTTCGCCGCCTTGAGGAGGCTACGGGCGTTTCGGCGTTGGTGGAGGTATCCGAGTTCTTTACCGCCATGGCTGGATTGTTCGAGAACTTCGAGCCGCGGGTACGGCAGGTGTACCAGTTGCTGCGCGATCCCCGCACCGGGTTTGTGCTCGTGGTGGCTCCTGAGGAGCAGGTGCTGCAGGAGGCGGAGTTCTTCATTAGCCAAATCGAGCGGCTCGGAGTGAGCTTGCGGGCCGTGATTGTCAATCGCATGCATAGAGAAGTCCTGGTACGTGGCCGGCCTCCGCGGCGGCAGGCGCTGATGACCGTGCTCCGTAAATTGCGAGCTGCGCCAGAGCTCGCCGAAGGCTTGGCGGCAAATTTTGACGATTACCAAGCCTTGGGCCGGGGGGACATGTTGCGAGTGGAGGCATTTCAGCGCCTGGTTCCCCGGCAGGCGGCGCTGGTGATGGTCCCCAACCTACCCGGCGACATTCACAGCCTCGATGGCCTTGCCGCGCTCCACGAGTATTTGTTTTCGGCTGCAGCATAA
- the fabF-2 gene encoding 3-oxoacyl-[acyl-carrier-protein] synthase 2: MDRNGRRVVVTGLGLLTPLGRGVEENWRRVCAGESGIRRIERFDPADLPVKIAGELPAFEAGDVIDRRDAKRLDLFSQYALVAADEAVRDAGGSAALERPETIASIVGVGFGGIATVEDGVRSFYDSGMKRVSAFFIPRLLANMAPAHVAMKYGMLGENFAVVSACASGGHAVGEAFRRIRAGLQEAAIAGGVEAPITPLTVAGFAAMRALSTRNDEPSRASRPFDRERDGFVLAEGAGMLFLETLERATARGARIYGEIVGYGANCDAYHLTAPAPEGRGAAECMRRALADAGVEPEEVGYINAHGTSTPLNDQTETTAIKHVFGAHAYRLAVSSTKSMIGHTLGAAGAIEAAYTVLALHHGVLPPTINYEHPDPECDLDYVPNVARPSRVEVALSNAFGFGGTNCTLVFRRWQGRGEAVRFSASS; encoded by the coding sequence ATGGATAGGAACGGGCGCCGCGTGGTCGTAACCGGTCTCGGACTTCTCACCCCTCTGGGTCGAGGAGTCGAAGAGAACTGGAGAAGAGTGTGCGCTGGCGAATCCGGTATTCGGCGGATTGAACGTTTCGACCCGGCCGACCTCCCCGTGAAGATTGCCGGAGAGCTGCCGGCGTTCGAGGCGGGCGATGTCATCGATCGTCGTGACGCCAAGAGGCTAGACCTATTTTCCCAATACGCATTGGTGGCTGCGGACGAGGCGGTGCGTGACGCTGGCGGCAGCGCAGCGCTGGAGAGGCCCGAGACGATCGCCTCGATTGTTGGAGTGGGGTTCGGAGGCATCGCCACGGTGGAGGATGGGGTGCGTAGCTTTTACGACAGCGGCATGAAGCGCGTGAGCGCATTTTTTATCCCGCGGCTTCTTGCCAATATGGCGCCGGCCCACGTGGCGATGAAGTACGGAATGCTCGGCGAAAACTTTGCCGTGGTTAGCGCTTGCGCTTCCGGAGGCCACGCTGTGGGTGAGGCGTTTCGCCGCATCCGGGCTGGGCTGCAGGAAGCCGCGATTGCAGGAGGCGTAGAGGCGCCCATCACGCCGCTCACAGTGGCTGGTTTTGCGGCGATGCGTGCCCTTTCGACTCGGAACGATGAGCCGTCTCGAGCCAGTCGGCCATTCGACCGAGAGCGGGATGGGTTCGTGCTTGCGGAGGGCGCGGGGATGCTCTTCTTGGAAACCTTGGAACGGGCCACCGCGCGCGGGGCTCGGATTTACGGAGAAATCGTAGGCTACGGGGCCAATTGCGACGCCTATCACCTGACCGCTCCGGCTCCCGAAGGACGCGGCGCTGCGGAGTGTATGCGGCGCGCTCTGGCGGATGCAGGCGTCGAGCCTGAGGAGGTCGGCTACATCAACGCCCACGGAACTTCGACCCCGCTGAACGATCAGACGGAAACCACCGCAATCAAGCACGTGTTTGGTGCTCACGCATATCGGCTGGCCGTGAGCTCCACAAAGTCCATGATTGGGCACACGCTGGGTGCTGCTGGTGCGATCGAGGCTGCTTACACAGTTTTGGCGCTGCACCACGGTGTTTTGCCGCCTACGATCAATTACGAACACCCGGACCCGGAGTGCGACTTGGACTACGTGCCGAACGTCGCCCGGCCTTCGCGGGTGGAGGTCGCGTTGTCCAACGCCTTTGGTTTTGGTGGAACGAACTGCACCTTGGTGTTTCGCCGCTGGCAGGGTCGCGGAGAAGCCGTTCGTTTCTCTGCCTCCTCATGA
- a CDS encoding rubrerythrin, which produces MAKSLAGTKTHENLKTAFAGESQANRRYLYFARRADIEGYPDIGGLFRDTSEAETGHAFGHLDFLKEVGDPVTNVPIGDTEKNLKSAIEGETYEYTQMYPGFAKTAREEGFEEIAEWFETLARAEKSHAGRFQKGLDSLKAAS; this is translated from the coding sequence ATGGCGAAGAGTTTGGCGGGTACGAAGACGCACGAGAACCTGAAGACCGCATTCGCGGGCGAGTCGCAAGCGAACCGGCGGTATTTGTATTTCGCGCGCCGCGCGGACATCGAGGGTTATCCGGACATAGGGGGGCTGTTTCGGGATACATCCGAGGCGGAGACCGGGCACGCATTCGGCCACTTGGATTTCTTGAAAGAGGTTGGGGACCCGGTGACCAATGTGCCGATTGGCGATACGGAGAAAAACCTCAAGTCCGCCATCGAAGGGGAAACGTACGAATACACGCAAATGTATCCGGGCTTTGCCAAAACGGCGCGCGAGGAAGGCTTCGAAGAGATTGCCGAGTGGTTCGAGACGTTGGCGCGTGCAGAAAAGTCGCACGCTGGCCGGTTCCAGAAGGGGCTCGACTCTCTCAAGGCGGCCTCTTGA
- the lipA gene encoding lipoyl synthase, which translates to MEVRRRHPPWLKVRAPAGEHFFATRRIVKSLQLHTVCEEARCPNIGECWSHGTATFMLLGDVCTRNCGFCAVRHGRPVPVDEAEPARVAEAVAALGLRHVVVTSVDRDDLPDGGASQFARTARAIKAVQPACTVEVLIPDFRGDADALQIVLDSPVDVLNHNVETVPRLYRRVRPGARYERSLALLARAKAARPELRTKTGLMLGLGEENDEVVSVWKDLVAAGCDILTLGQYLQPSSSHLPVVRYVPPEEFESLRVQALAMGFRYVEAGPLVRSSYHAWKHVN; encoded by the coding sequence ATGGAAGTTCGACGAAGACACCCGCCTTGGCTGAAGGTGCGTGCTCCAGCAGGGGAGCACTTTTTTGCCACGCGCCGAATCGTCAAATCGCTGCAACTCCACACGGTGTGCGAGGAGGCACGCTGCCCGAATATTGGCGAGTGCTGGTCGCATGGAACCGCGACATTCATGCTGTTGGGCGATGTGTGCACGCGCAACTGCGGTTTTTGCGCTGTACGGCATGGGAGACCCGTGCCGGTAGATGAAGCGGAGCCGGCGCGCGTGGCCGAAGCAGTTGCCGCACTGGGATTGCGCCATGTCGTGGTGACTTCGGTTGACCGGGATGATTTGCCGGACGGCGGCGCGAGTCAATTTGCGCGTACCGCTCGTGCGATCAAAGCGGTCCAGCCGGCGTGCACCGTCGAGGTCCTGATCCCCGATTTTCGGGGAGATGCAGACGCTCTCCAAATTGTCTTGGACTCCCCTGTCGATGTGCTGAATCACAACGTGGAGACCGTACCACGGCTTTATCGCCGCGTTCGGCCAGGTGCACGTTACGAGCGCTCTCTGGCACTCTTGGCGCGGGCCAAGGCGGCTCGTCCGGAACTTCGGACCAAAACCGGCCTGATGTTGGGCCTGGGTGAGGAGAACGATGAGGTCGTGAGCGTATGGAAAGACCTCGTGGCGGCCGGATGCGACATATTGACCTTGGGGCAATACTTACAGCCTTCGTCTTCGCATCTGCCCGTGGTGCGCTACGTGCCTCCGGAAGAATTCGAAAGCTTGCGTGTCCAGGCACTGGCGATGGGATTTCGGTACGTCGAGGCGGGGCCCCTCGTGCGCAGTTCGTATCACGCATGGAAGCATGTCAACTAG